A DNA window from Brassica napus cultivar Da-Ae chromosome C1, Da-Ae, whole genome shotgun sequence contains the following coding sequences:
- the LOC106390662 gene encoding protein ALTERED PHOSPHATE STARVATION RESPONSE 1-like: protein MGCSNSKLGEDEAVQICRDRKRFIKEAVEHRTSFASAHIAYIHSLRKVSDALREYIEGDEPHEFPLDTFVTPVKRMTSSDGFIELSQSKVESKLEVSYLMASGTRPVQVEEKPPRSPETYHVETYGADSFLGMNMNMNSPAAHNNSSSIPPPSPQNSQWDFFWNPFSSLDYYGYNYDNRRGMEDEVRRVREEEGIPDLEEDESSPRFQDHHNIMKATEDCKTDQEGNVSEVETQEQEQGNNVVTRGDAKGEETQGFTVYLTRRPTSMGEVIKDLEDQFEIICSAANEVSGLLEAGRAQYISSNSELSAMKMLNPVSLFSSRSSSSSSRFLITSESSSSEFSEESCMLSGSHQSTLDRLYAWEKKLYDEVKSGERVRIAYEKKCSALRNHDVKGDNSSSVDKTRATMRDLHTQMMVSIHSIESISERIETLRDQELLPQLLELLQGLAGMWKVMAECHQIQTRTLDEAKRLFAATMLKKRQQSSLPEVNTQRLARSALNLVAQLRNWRVCFQAWITSQRSYVLSLTGWLLRCFRCDPDPEKVRLTTCPHRIYEVCIGWSRLLNGLNEKPVVDKLDFFACGMGSIFARQLREEDQSQGRDGSRSMELVEADKVEEEEERMMNAEKLAEIAVKVLCHGMCVAVSSLAEFAISSADEHSKLVNHPEEATSEQQHQEQTGM, encoded by the exons ATGGGATGTTCTAATTCAAAGTTAGGTGAGGATGAAGCTGTTCAGATCTGCAGAGACAGGAAACGTTTCATCAAAGAAGCAGTGGAACACAGGACAAGCTTTGCTTCTGCCCACATTGCCTATATCCACTCTCTAAGAAAGGTTTCAGATGCTCTCCGCGAATACATAGAAGGAGACGAGCCACACGAATTTCCACTGGACACATTTGTTACTCCAGTGAAGAGAATGACCAGCTCAGACGGTTTTATAGAGTTATCTCAGAGCAAGGTCGAATCAAAACTAGAAGTCAGTTACCTGATGGCTAGTGGAACCAGACCGGTTCAGGTTGAAGAAAAGCCTCCTAGATCACCAGAGACTTACCACGTTGAGACTTATGGAGCAGATAGTTTCTtggggatgaacatgaacatgaactCGCCTGCAGCACACAATAACAGTTCTAGCATACCACCTCCTTCACCACAGAACTCTCAATGGGACTTCTTTTGGAACCCATTCTCTTCACTGGACTATTACGGATACAACTATGATAACCGGAGAGGTATGGAGGATGAGGTGAGGAGAGTTCGTGAGGAAGAAGGGATCCCTgatcttgaagaagatgaatcaTCTCCAAGGTTTCAAGATCATCATAACATCATGAAAGCTACAGAAGACTGTAAAACGGATCAAGAAGGCAATGTTAGTGAGGTCGAaactcaagaacaagaacaaggaaACAATGTGGTTACAAGAGGTGATGCAAAAGGAGAAGAGACACAAGGCTTCACTGTGTACTTGACTCGTAGGCCGACAAGCATGGGAGAAGTTATCAAAGATCTTGAAGATCAGTTTGAGATCATATGTAGTGCTGCTAATGAAGTTTCAGGTTTACTTGAAGCTGGTCGAGCTCAGTACATATCTTCTAATAGTGAACTCAGCG CCATGAAAATGCTGAATCCAGTATCTTTGTTCTCATCAagatcttcttcctcatcatcaaGATTCTTGATCACCTCTGAAAGCAGCAGCAGTGAGTTTTCAGAAGAGTCTTGTATGCTGTCTGGTAGCCATCAATCAACATTGGACCGTCTATACGCGTGGGAGAAGAAACTCTATGATGAAGTTAAG TCTGGAGAACGTGTAAGGATTGCATATGAGAAGAAATGTTCAGCCCTAAGGAACCATGATGTGAAAGGAGACAACTCTTCTTCAGTTGACAAAACAAGAGCTACAATGAGAGACTTGCACACTCAGATGATGGTCTCAATACACTCAATAGAGTCTATCTCAGAAAGGATTGAGACTCTTAGAGACCAAGAACTGCTTCCTCAGCTTCTTGAGCTTCTTCAAGG ATTAGCTGGGATGTGGAAAGTGATGGCAGAGTGTCACCAGATACAGACGCGAACGTTGGACGAAGCCAAGCGATTATTTGCTGCAACCATGCTCAAGAAGAGACAACAGAGTTCATTACCGGAGGTCAACACTCAGAGACTAGCTAGGTCTGCTTTAAACCTAGTGGCTCAGCTAAGAAACTGGAGAGTTTGCTTCCAAGCATGGATCACTTCCCAGAGATCATACGTTTTGTCTTTAACCGGTTGGTTACTCAGATGTTTCAGATGCGACCCTGATCCGGAGAAAGTGAGACTAACAACTTGTCCTCACCGGATCTATGAAGTGTGCATTGGATGGTCAAGGCTGCTCAACGGGTTGAACGAGAAGCCTGTGGTGGATAAACTCGATTTCTTTGCATGTGGGATGGGTTCGATCTTTGCTAGGCAGCTTAGGGAAGAAGATCAGTCTCAGGGGAGAGATGGTTCGAGGAGCATGGAGCTTGTTGAAGCTGACAAggtggaggaagaggaggagaggATGATGAATGCTGAAAAACTGGCTGAGATTGCAGTTAAGGTACTCTGCCATGGGATGTGTGTTGCAGTGAGCTCACTTGCTGAGTTTGCAATCAGCTCGGCTGATGAACACTCCAAGCTCGTTAACCATCCAGAGGAGGCCACGTCAGAGCAGCAGCATCAGGAGCAAACTGGGATGTAA